AGTCGAAGGCGAAGCGCTCGCCACCTTGGTGGTCAACAAGCTCCGCGGCACCCTCAATGTGTCGGCGGTGAAGGCCCCGGGCTTCGGCGATCGCCGCAAGGCCATGCTGGAGGACATCGCGATCCTGACCGGCGGCCAGGTTATCTCTGAAGACCTCGGCCTGAAGCTCGAGAACGTCAAGTTGACGGATCTCGGCCGCGCCAAGCGCGTCACGATCGACAAGGACAACACCACGATCGTCGAAGGCCATGGCGACCCGAAGAAGATCGAAGGCCGCGTGAAGCAAATCAAGGCCCAGATCGAAGAGACCACGTCGGACTACGATCGCGAGAAGCTCCAGGAGCGGCTGGCAAAGATCGTCGGCGGTGTGGCCGTCATCAATGTCGGCGCCGCGACCGAGACCGAAATGAAGGAAAAGAAGGCGCGCGTGGAAGACGCGTTGCACGCCACCAAGGCGGCCGTTGAAGAAGGCATCGTTCCCGGCGGAGGCACGGCCTATCTGCGCTGTCTCAAGGGCTTGGATTCCCTCAAGGACCTGCCCTTG
The sequence above is a segment of the Nitrospira sp. genome. Coding sequences within it:
- the groEL gene encoding chaperonin GroEL, which encodes VEGEALATLVVNKLRGTLNVSAVKAPGFGDRRKAMLEDIAILTGGQVISEDLGLKLENVKLTDLGRAKRVTIDKDNTTIVEGHGDPKKIEGRVKQIKAQIEETTSDYDREKLQERLAKIVGGVAVINVGAATETEMKEKKARVEDALHATKAAVEEGIVPGGGTAYLRCLKGLDSLKDLPLEQKVGVDIVRRSLEEPVRQIAANAGAEGSVVVGRVREDKNPNGGYNAAADEYVDMIKVGIIDPTKVSRCALQNAASVAGLMLTTEVMITELPEEKKEPAGGHAGHNHGMEGMY